One part of the Arabidopsis thaliana chromosome 1 sequence genome encodes these proteins:
- the DIS2 gene encoding Arp2/3 complex, 34 kD subunit p34-Arc (DISTORTED TRICHOMES 2 (DIS2); CONTAINS InterPro DOMAIN/s: Arp2/3 complex, 34kDa subunit p34-Arc (InterPro:IPR007188); BEST Arabidopsis thaliana protein match is: actin-related protein C2B (TAIR:AT2G33385.2); Has 407 Blast hits to 407 proteins in 172 species: Archae - 0; Bacteria - 0; Metazoa - 148; Fungi - 133; Plants - 82; Viruses - 0; Other Eukaryotes - 44 (source: NCBI BLink).), whose amino-acid sequence MILLQSHSRFLLQTLLTRAQNLDKAVELDYQWIEFDDVRYHVQVTMKNPNLLLLSVSLPNPPPEAMSFDGLPLGAIEAIKTTYGTGFQILDPPRDGFSLTLKLNFSKVRPDEELLTKLASIREVVMGAPLKIIFKHLASRTVAPELDRLVAIMHRPNETFFLVPQADKVTVAFPMRFKDSVDTILATSFLKEFVEARRAAALNTAPSCSWSPTAPQELEGAPKETLSANAGFVTFVIFPRHVEGKKLDRTVWNLSTFHAYVSYHVKFSEGFMHTRMRRRVESMIQALDQAKPLEKTRSMNNKSFKRLGLNEVNHTNSK is encoded by the exons ATGATACTATTGCAGTCACATtcaaggtttcttcttcaaacgcTATTGACGCGAGCTCAAAA TCTTGATAAAGCAGTGGAGCTAGATTATCAATGGAttgaatttgatgatgttCGTTACCATGTTCAG gTGACAATGAAGAATCCAAATCTGTTGTTGCTTTCGGTTTCGTTACCAAATCCACCACCTGAAGCAATGTCCTTTGATGGACTTCCTTTAGGAGCTATAGAAGCTATTAAAACCACTTACGGGACAGGTTTTCAAATACTTGATCCTCCTAGAGATGGTTTTAGTTTAACCCTCAAGCTCAATTTCTCTAAAGTTCGTCCTGATGAAG AGTTATTAACGAAGCTAGCTTCCATTAGAGAAGTGGTGATGGGTGCACcgttaaaaatcattttcaagCATTTAGCTTCAAGGACGGTTGCTCCTGAGCTGGATAGGCTTGTAGCAATTATGCATAGACCTAACGAGACGTTTTTCCTCGTGCCtcag GCGGATAAAGTCACTGTGGCATTTCCTATGAGATTTAAAGACTCCGTAGACACGATTCTGGCGACTTCTTTCCTTAAG GAATTTGTAGAGGCGAGGCGTGCTGCTGCGCTTAATACTGCTCCTTCTTGTTCTTGGTCTCCAACCGCACCGCAGGAATTAGAGGGAGCTCCTAAAGAAACACTATCCGCTAATGCCGGTTTTGTAACTTTTG TCATTTTTCCTCGGCATGTGGAAGGGAAAAAGCTCGATCGTACTGTCTGGAATTTATCGACCTTTCATGCTTATGTTAGTTATCACGTCAAG TTCTCAGAGGGATTTATGCACACCAGGATGCGGCGTCGCGTGGAATCTATGATTCAG GCTCTGGATCAAGCTAAGCCATTGGAGAAAACAAGATCGATGAACAACAAGTCATTTAAACGGCTA GGACTCAACGAGGTCAATCACACCAACTCGAAGTAG